GGCGCCGAGGAGCATTTCGTAACCGCCGCCATAAATGGCGGCGAGGCCGCCGAGAACGATCAGAACGGAAAGCGCCGTAAATAGCATCTTACGGTGAAATGGTGCCAGCATCTCAAGCATCCGCAGCGACAGGCAGAGGCCGGCGACGGCGACGGTCGTCAGCACCGATGTCGCCGATTGCGAGGCCTTCAGGCAGTAGAGCGCCACCAGCACGGCGCCGACCGCCGCCAGTTTCCAGAGACCGCGCTCGACACCGAGAAAGAGCGCGGCGAAGGCGAAGAGCACGGCAAGCGAGGCGTAGAAGCCGAGCTGGTTCTTGGACGCGAAGGCGCCGACGAAGCTGTAGGTGCCGTCGAGCGGATCGAGATGGTAGACGCCGAAGACGAGCGAGAAGAGCAACACCAGCCCGGTACCGATCAGCCCGCCGCGCACCAGCACGCGTGTATCGACGACGCGCATGGCGATCAGCGCGCAGACGACATGGGAAAGGTATTGCACGGCCGCGCGCGCACTGACGCCGGGCGCCTGCGACCAGAAGACCGAGAGGCAGGCAAAGAGCGCGAAGGCGAAGATCCAGAGGTAGTGCGTGTAATTGCCGAGCACGCGCCTGTAGTCCACCGCGACGAGCGGCAGCCACAGGGCGTAATAGGCAAGGATCGAAACCTGCCCGAAGCGGAAGGAATAGGCGAAGACGAAGAAGGAGAGCGCCACGGCAAGAGCCGCATAGATCTCGTTCCCGTCGGGGCCGATCAGGCGTGTCTTCGCAATCCGCATGACAGCCTCACTGCGTCGCGAGGTTGACGTCGACCTTGACGACATCACCGGGCAGGACCGGCGTCGTCTCGGTGGCGCGGATCTGCTCGGTCTTGCCCTTGACCGTGCGCAGGATCGAATAGCCGATATTGGCAGCGGAAAGCCCGCCTTTCAGATTGGCGGCATCGGCCGACTGCATCAGCGCCTCGGACATCAGATCGCGGCTCGTACCGAGCTTCAGTGCCAGCGTATCGAGCTCCTGCTCGGTGTTCTGCAGTTCCTGCGCAAGCTGGGCATCCCAGTCGTTCTGAAGGTTCGTCTCGTCCTGTGCGGCCTTGTTGATATCCTGTCTGGCCTTCAGCGAAGCCGTGTCTATATCGAGCAGGGCCGCCTGAAGGTCGGCCGTGCGCTGCTCCAGCGCAAGGCGGCGGGAGCTGATGGCAAGACCCTTTTCGGCCAGCACATCCATCTTGGAAAGGTCGCCCTGGACGAGTTCGAGCTGGCGGGTCTGCGTCTCGGATTTCTTGCCGAGCGAGCCGACTTCATTGTCGAGCAGTGATTTCAGGTCGGCGAGCGCCGTCAATTGCAGCCGCAGCCGCTTTTCCCGCGAGGCCATCAGTGCCTTTTCGCTTTCCAGAATCGCGCGCGCCTCGTCCGACGTGCCGAGTTCCTTCGGCATCGCAATGTCCTTGGCACCGCTCATTTCGGCAGCAATGCGCGCGCGGCGGACCAGCAGGCGATTGCGTTCGGCGACATAGACGGCCGCCTCGCCCTCCGAGCGCAGGAAATCCCGGGCGAAACGCTGGCCGGGATCGGCCCGGCGCAGTCCACCACCGAAACTGACGGCCTTCAGCACCGTCAGTCCCGGCGCATAGGGATAGGCACCGGGCGTCTGCACCTCGCCGGAGAGATAGACCGGCCGGTACTCGGCGACCTCCACCGATGCGGAGGGCAGATCCTTGAGGCCGAAGAGCACCTGCATCTTCCTGCCGATCTCCACCGAAAGCTCCCCCGCCGTCCGACCATCGGCCGGCAATTGGCCGATGAACGGCAGGGACAGCGCGCCGTCCGCGCCGATGCTGTAGTCGCCGCTGACGGCGCTCCAGTCACGAATGGCGCCCTCGGCCGTCTGCCATTCCGCAACGCGGATGCGCAGCTTGTCCATCACGCCGAGCCGGTACTCTTCGGCCGAGGCCGAGGAGACCAACAACAGGGTCAGGGCGAGGCCGCCGAACATCCTTGCGGCGACAGCGGCCGCAGCCGCATTTGGAATCGTCTTCATGGGAATCCTATCCTTTGGGGATCAATAGCTGCCGCGCGACAGGCAGACGGCCGGAATGGTGCGTGCGACGATGACGAGATCGGAGGTGAGCGACCAGTTGCGGACATAATGCGTGTCGAAGGCGACGCGCGCGGCATAGGAGACATCGTTGCGGCCGCTGACCTGCCAGAGGCCCGTCAGGCCGGGGCGGCTGCGCAGGTAATAGACGGCGGAGGCCTCGTAGAGTTCCAGCTCGTCTTCCACCACCGGGCGGGGACCGACGATGCTCATCTCTCCCTTGAGGATGTTGATAAGCTGCGGCAGCTCGTCGAGGCTGAGCTTGCGCAGGACCGTCCCCACGACGGTGACGCGGGGATCGTCCTGCAGCTTGCGCGTGGCGCGCCATTCCTCATGCGCCTCCGGATTCTGCTCGAGATATTGCTGGAGAAGGGCATCGCCATTCTCCGCCATCGTGCGGAACTTCAGGCACCGGAAGCTCGATCCGTTGTAGCCGATGCGGCGGTGGCCGTAGAAGACGCTGCCGCCGTCGGAATATTTCACTAGCGCCATGATCAGCACGAAGATCGGGCTGAGCACGACAAGGGCGGCAAGCGCCACCAGAATATCAAAGCTCCGTTTCGATATCCCCCCTACCGGCGGAGCGCCGGTAATCGAACTGAAAAACGGCGAACTGGCCGATCTGCTCGCGGACTTCATAGAGATGGCTCCATTGGATTTGCGAT
This genomic stretch from Roseateles sp. XES5 harbors:
- a CDS encoding O-antigen ligase, translated to MRIAKTRLIGPDGNEIYAALAVALSFFVFAYSFRFGQVSILAYYALWLPLVAVDYRRVLGNYTHYLWIFAFALFACLSVFWSQAPGVSARAAVQYLSHVVCALIAMRVVDTRVLVRGGLIGTGLVLLFSLVFGVYHLDPLDGTYSFVGAFASKNQLGFYASLAVLFAFAALFLGVERGLWKLAAVGAVLVALYCLKASQSATSVLTTVAVAGLCLSLRMLEMLAPFHRKMLFTALSVLIVLGGLAAIYGGGYEMLLGAFGKDATLTGRTYLWQQGIAAAGEAPVVGIGYQAFWVQGFAEAERLWADFFISTRSGFHFHNTYIAATVETGLIGCLLLTTVLVVSLGGHLGRLLSAVRDEEALVLFTVAALLAVRTFVEIDILNPYHVGSFLLYFAAGKLTDGRRRPALQTRPERLPMHHGRGAMAA
- a CDS encoding sugar transferase — protein: MKSASRSASSPFFSSITGAPPVGGISKRSFDILVALAALVVLSPIFVLIMALVKYSDGGSVFYGHRRIGYNGSSFRCLKFRTMAENGDALLQQYLEQNPEAHEEWRATRKLQDDPRVTVVGTVLRKLSLDELPQLINILKGEMSIVGPRPVVEDELELYEASAVYYLRSRPGLTGLWQVSGRNDVSYAARVAFDTHYVRNWSLTSDLVIVARTIPAVCLSRGSY
- a CDS encoding polysaccharide biosynthesis/export family protein — encoded protein: MKTIPNAAAAAVAARMFGGLALTLLLVSSASAEEYRLGVMDKLRIRVAEWQTAEGAIRDWSAVSGDYSIGADGALSLPFIGQLPADGRTAGELSVEIGRKMQVLFGLKDLPSASVEVAEYRPVYLSGEVQTPGAYPYAPGLTVLKAVSFGGGLRRADPGQRFARDFLRSEGEAAVYVAERNRLLVRRARIAAEMSGAKDIAMPKELGTSDEARAILESEKALMASREKRLRLQLTALADLKSLLDNEVGSLGKKSETQTRQLELVQGDLSKMDVLAEKGLAISSRRLALEQRTADLQAALLDIDTASLKARQDINKAAQDETNLQNDWDAQLAQELQNTEQELDTLALKLGTSRDLMSEALMQSADAANLKGGLSAANIGYSILRTVKGKTEQIRATETTPVLPGDVVKVDVNLATQ